A stretch of the Lolium perenne isolate Kyuss_39 chromosome 3, Kyuss_2.0, whole genome shotgun sequence genome encodes the following:
- the LOC127342968 gene encoding DEAD-box ATP-dependent RNA helicase 25, with product MAGGDILLRAHGGLPVLARASPCHLRLRVTASVRRIAAPLAAAKVDVADVVSQLRSGSARGAADPKRQRRVAEDGLGFPRVVAGRRRGVREEEGEGEGEPLGFDAEKSGGEAGGVDGSYLSETRFDQCDISPFSLKGIKDAGYGKMTQVQEATLPVILQGKDVLAKAKTGTGKTVAFLLPAIEVLSTLSTSQRTQLRSSINCLVMCPTRELANQVAVEAKKLLKYHRSLGVQVVIGGTRITQEQRNLQANPCQILVATPGRLKDHLENTPGFSTRLKGVKVLVLDEADRLLDMGFRRDIEKIMAATPKDRQTLLFSATVPEEVRQICHVAMKKDYKFINTVKEGDEETHSQVSQMYMVAPLDLQFAILYDVLKKHVSEDADYKVIIFCTTAMVTKLVAEVLSQLKLNIREIHSRKSQSARTKVSDEFRRSKGVILVSSDVSARGVDYPDVTLVIQVGIPAGREQYIHRIGRTGRKGKEGQGLLLLAPWESHFLTSVKDLSVSEAVTPSVDSSIQTEVKGALRRVEMKTKESAYQAWLGYYNSNKTIGGNKSRLVTLGEEFSRSMGLAVPPAIPKLILRKMGLSKVPGFRST from the exons ATGGCCGGCGGTGATATCCTGCTCCGCGCCCACGGAGGACTCCCCGTCCTCGCGAGGGCTTCTCCctgccacctccgcctccgcgtTACAGCCAGCGTCCGACGCATCGCCGCTCCCCTGGCCGCCGCCAAGGTCGACGTCGCCGACGTCGTCAGCCAGCTCAGGTCGGGAAGCGCCCGCGGCGCCGCCGACCCCAAGAGGCAGCGGAGGGTCGCGGAGGACGGCCTTGGGTTCCCTAGGGTTGTCGCGGGCAGGAGAAGGGGCGTCCGCGaggaggaaggggaaggggaaggggagccTCTGGGCTTCGATGCGGAGAAGAGCGGGGGCGAGGCGGGAGGCGTGGATGGCTCCTATCTCAGCGAGACAAG GTTTGATCAATGTGATATTTCTCCATTTTCGTTGAAAGGCATCAAAGATGCTGGATATGGAAAGATGACCCAGGTTCAGGAAGCAACTCTGCCAGTAATCCTTCAAG GCAAAGATGTTCTTGCAAAAGCGAAGACAGGGACAGGAAAAACCGTTGCCTTTTTG CTGCCAGCCATTGAGGTTCTCTCTACATTATCCACTTCTCAGCGGACTCAGTTGCGGTCATCTATAAATTGTCTTGTGATGTGCCCTACTAGAGAACTGGCAAACCAAGTGGCTGTTGAGGCCAAAAAGCTTCTCAAGTATCATCGCTCACTAGGTGTTCAGGTTGTAATTGGTGGGACACGAATAACTCAAGAGCAACGGAATTTGCAAGCTAACCCATGTCAG ATTCTTGTTGCTACACCAGGAAGGCTTAAGGATCATCTTGAGAACACGCCTGGTTTTTCTACCCGGCTTAAAGGCGTGAAGGTTCTTGTTCTTGATGAAGCTGACCGCCTACTGGATATGGGATTCAGAAGAGATATTGAGAAAATCATGGCAGCCACTCCTAAAGATCGACAAACACTGCTGTTCTCTGCTACTGTTCCAGAAGAG GTCCGTCAAATTTGTCATGTAGCAATGAAGAAGGACTATAAGTTCATTAACACTGTTAAAGAGGGTGACGAGGAGACACATTCACAG GTTAGCCAGATGTATATGGTTGCACCGCTAGATCTGCAATTTGCTATATTGTATGATGTATTGAAGAAGCATGTCTCAGAAGATGCAGACTACAAA GTGATTATATTCTGTACGACCGCAATGGTCACAAAGCTGGTTGCTGAAGTTCTCTCCCAGCTGAAACTGAATATAAGAGAGATTCATTCCAGAAAGTCACAATCTGCGAGGACTAAGGTCTCAGATGAATTCAGAAGGTCAAAGGGTGTGATACTAGTTAGCTCTGATGTATCAGCTCGTGGTGTTGATTATCCTGATGTCACCCTTGTCATACAG GTTGGGATTCCTGCTGGTAGAGAACAGTATATACACAGAATTGGTAGGACAGGACGGAAAGGCAAGGAAGGGCAGGGCCTCTTACTGTTGGCTCCCTGGGAAAGTCATTTTCTTACTAGCGTTAAAGATTTGTCAGTGTCAGAGGCTGTGACACCTTCAGTTGATTCAAGCATTCAAACGGAA GTGAAAGGTGCACTCAGAAGAGTAGAGATGAAGACAAAGGAATCAGCCTACCAGGCATGGTTAGGGTACTACAACTCGAACAAGACCATTGGCGGTAACAAGTCCAGGCTTGTTACTCTCGGTGAAGAGTTCAGCAGGAGCATGGGCCTTGCTGTCCCACCAGCCATACCCAAACTCATTCTTCGGAAGATGGGTCTCAGCAAGGTTCCTGGCTTTCGGTCTACATAA